The following proteins are co-located in the Malus sylvestris chromosome 13, drMalSylv7.2, whole genome shotgun sequence genome:
- the LOC126596287 gene encoding heat shock factor-binding protein-like isoform X1, protein MDDTDDPKQSTADMTAFVQNLLQQMQSRFQTMSDSIITKIDEMGSRIDELEQSINDLRTEMGVEGSLSPSASLKQKIESKSADDSGKE, encoded by the exons ATG GATGATACAGATGACCCAAAGCAAAGCACTGCTGACATGACAGCTTTT GTCCAAAATCTTCTTCAACAGATG CAATCCAGGTTCCAGACAATGTCCGACTCCATCATTACAAAGA TTGATGAGATGGGCAGCAGGATCGATGAGTTGGAGCAGAGCATCAATGACCTCAGAACTGAGATGGGAGTGGAAGGATCGCTGTCTCCTTCAGCCTCGTTGAAGCAAAAAATAGAGTCCAAGTCAGCTGATGATTCAGGCAAGGAGTAA
- the LOC126596287 gene encoding heat shock factor-binding protein-like isoform X2 → MDDTDDPKQSTADMTAFVQNLLQQMQSRFQTMSDSIITKIDEMGSRIDELEQSINDLRTEMGVEGSLSPSASLKQKIESKSADDSGKE, encoded by the exons GATGATACAGATGACCCAAAGCAAAGCACTGCTGACATGACAGCTTTT GTCCAAAATCTTCTTCAACAGATG CAATCCAGGTTCCAGACAATGTCCGACTCCATCATTACAAAGA TTGATGAGATGGGCAGCAGGATCGATGAGTTGGAGCAGAGCATCAATGACCTCAGAACTGAGATGGGAGTGGAAGGATCGCTGTCTCCTTCAGCCTCGTTGAAGCAAAAAATAGAGTCCAAGTCAGCTGATGATTCAGGCAAGGAGTAA
- the LOC126597444 gene encoding protein RALF-like 33: protein MGSSSSRTPSLFGCILICAILAAHLVAIASAVDFSGGHQLGELSWGSIRSAAGGLIADEDEDAEMLMDSEINRRILAWRRRYISYGALRRNTVPCSRRGASYYNCRPGAQANPYRRGCSAITRCRR from the coding sequence atgggaaGCTCAAGCTCAAGAACTCCATCACTCTTTGGCTGCATCTTAATCTGTGCAATCCTGGCCGCCCATTTGGTAGCGATTGCTTCGGCCGTTGATTTCAGCGGCGGCCACCAGCTGGGCGAGTTGAGCTGGGGTTCGATTAGATCGGCGGCGGGGGGACTGATAGCTGACGAGGACGAGGATGCAGAGATGCTGATGGACTCGGAGATCAACCGGCGCATCTTAGCCTGGAGGAGGAGGTACATTAGCTACGGTGCGCTGAGGAGGAACACTGTACCCTGCTCGCGACGTGGCGCGTCCTACTACAACTGCCGACCCGGGGCTCAGGCAAATCCCTACCGTCGCGGCTGTAGCGCCATTACTCGCTGCAGGCgctaa
- the LOC126597363 gene encoding 40S ribosomal protein S21-2-like, giving the protein MQNEEGIITELYIPRKCSATNRLITSKDHASVQINIGHLDEHGIYTGQCSTFALCGYVRAQGEADSGLDRLWQKKKTEVKQ; this is encoded by the exons ATGCAAAACGAGGAGGGAATCATCACCGAGCTCTACATCCCGAGGAAATG CTCGGCGACGAACAGGCTGATCACCTCCAAGGACCACGCGTCTGTTCAGATTAACATTGGGCATTTGGATGAGCATGGCATCTACACAGGCCAGTGCTCCACCTTCGCTCTCTGCGGCTACGTCCGCGCTCAG gGAGAGGCCGACAGTGGTTTGGACCGTCTCTGGCAGAAGAAGAAAACCGAAGTTAAACAGTAG
- the LOC126597713 gene encoding uncharacterized protein LOC126597713 isoform X1, whose protein sequence is MDSSSSGSTKLDYFDDTWKLQSTATLLSVSKGEDGRTALVLDRTIFYPQGGGQPADTGFIAASDSGVKFVVEDVRSRDGIVYHYGFIENSGEESESKFEKGKEVLLCVDESRRRLNARLHSAGHLLDTCMRNVGFGDLEPTKGYHFPQGPYVEYKGTVPQKDTESKRKELEVEANALISRGGKVSAALLPYEEACKLCGDCLPDYIAKDSTPRIVKLGDSLGCPCGGTHVSDISEIKSITVTQVRTKKGSTKVFYNIG, encoded by the exons ATGGATTCGAGCAGCTCGGGCTCCACGAAGCTTGATTACTTCGACGACACGTGGAAGCTCCAATCCACCGCCACATTGCTATCCGTATCTAAA GGGGAAGATGGACGAACCGCCTTGGTATTGGACCGGACGATCTTCTATCCCCAAGGTGGCGGGCAACCTGCCGACACCGGCTTCATCGCCGCTTCCGATTCCGGGGTCAAATTCGTAGTAGAAGATGTGCGGTCCCGAGACGGCATA gtttaccactacgGTTTCATTGAAAATTCCGGTGAGGAATCGGAGTCGAAATTCGAGAAGGGGAAAGAGGTGCTGTTGTGTGTGGATGAGTCTAGGCGCAGGCTTAATGCTAG GCTTCACTCAGCTGGGCATTTGCTGGATACATGCATGAGAAATGTGGGATTCGGTGATTTAGAGCCAACCAAAGGCTACCATTTCCCTCAGGG GCCATATGTGGAATATAAAGGCACAGTTCCACAAAAAGATACAGAAAGTAAGCGAAAGGAGTTGGAGGTAGAAGCTAATGCATTAATATCGAGAGGAGGAAAA GTTTCTGCTGCCTTGTTACCATATGAAGAAGCGTGTAAGCTGTGTGGTGATTGCCTTCCCGATTATATTGCAAAG GACAGCACTCCTCGCATTGTGAAGCTAGGGGACAGCCTTGGCTGCCCATGTGGCGGTACCCATGTTTCTGATATATCAGAGATCAAGAGCATTACG GTTACTCAAGTACGGACAAAGAAAGGATCGACAAAGGTCTTTTACAATATCGGGTGA
- the LOC126597713 gene encoding uncharacterized protein LOC126597713 isoform X2, translating into MDSSSSGSTKLDYFDDTWKLQSTATLLSVSKGEDGRTALVLDRTIFYPQGGGQPADTGFIAASDSGVKFVVEDVRSRDGIVYHYGFIENSGEESESKFEKGKEVLLCVDESRRRLNARPYVEYKGTVPQKDTESKRKELEVEANALISRGGKVSAALLPYEEACKLCGDCLPDYIAKDSTPRIVKLGDSLGCPCGGTHVSDISEIKSITVTQVRTKKGSTKVFYNIG; encoded by the exons ATGGATTCGAGCAGCTCGGGCTCCACGAAGCTTGATTACTTCGACGACACGTGGAAGCTCCAATCCACCGCCACATTGCTATCCGTATCTAAA GGGGAAGATGGACGAACCGCCTTGGTATTGGACCGGACGATCTTCTATCCCCAAGGTGGCGGGCAACCTGCCGACACCGGCTTCATCGCCGCTTCCGATTCCGGGGTCAAATTCGTAGTAGAAGATGTGCGGTCCCGAGACGGCATA gtttaccactacgGTTTCATTGAAAATTCCGGTGAGGAATCGGAGTCGAAATTCGAGAAGGGGAAAGAGGTGCTGTTGTGTGTGGATGAGTCTAGGCGCAGGCTTAATGCTAG GCCATATGTGGAATATAAAGGCACAGTTCCACAAAAAGATACAGAAAGTAAGCGAAAGGAGTTGGAGGTAGAAGCTAATGCATTAATATCGAGAGGAGGAAAA GTTTCTGCTGCCTTGTTACCATATGAAGAAGCGTGTAAGCTGTGTGGTGATTGCCTTCCCGATTATATTGCAAAG GACAGCACTCCTCGCATTGTGAAGCTAGGGGACAGCCTTGGCTGCCCATGTGGCGGTACCCATGTTTCTGATATATCAGAGATCAAGAGCATTACG GTTACTCAAGTACGGACAAAGAAAGGATCGACAAAGGTCTTTTACAATATCGGGTGA
- the LOC126597694 gene encoding probable protein phosphatase 2C 40 produces MRGETMVKTKGELKVSFGYQCNSNRGSFCEDSDEYETLPELRRNSSFSCLSGAAIGANATLANTNICNGLIGVEILPSWDSPNSFRRVPSSPAMSRLDILSSSLQSSMSNLSCSPSTPDSDSYLMKSTSPSRNEGFLNGMEVQVAGGAAGEDRVQAVCSEENEWLFCAIYDGFNGRDAADFLAGTLYETIIFHFNSLDWESSQESLKASNGLDIDGSLPYIGDGGNTISEERFSSRIYTQKDSSVDHISENAPRAKAKTSTDSFRHRVLDSLQRALSQAENDFLYMVDQEMVDRPDLVSVGSCVLVVLLHGKDLYTLNLGDSRAVLATCGDDYLMSGSERLKAIQLTDSHTVDDESERMRVLCEHPDDPMTVVAGKVKGKLKVTRAFGVGYLKKKNLNDALMGILQVRNLISPPYVSTQPSLNVHRISTSDCFVVLGSDGLFDFFTNDEAVKLVHSYILSNPSGDPAKFLLEQLVVRAANSAGFSMEELMNIPAGRRRKYHDDVTVMVIILGTNQRTTKATTCV; encoded by the exons ATGCGAGGAGAGACTATGGTTAAAACTAAAGGAGAACTAAAAGTAAGCTTTGGCTATCAATGCAATAGCAACAGAGGCAgtttttgtgaggattccgaTGAATATGAAACCTTGCCTGAACTCCGAAGGAACAGTAGTTTCTCTTGCTTGTCTGGTGCTGCAATAGGCGCAAATGCCACTCTGGCAAACACAAATATCTGCAATGGTTTGATAGGGGTAGAAATACTTCCTAGTTGGGACTCTCCTAATTCATTTCGTAGAGTTCCCTCTTCACCGGCTATGTCGAGGTTGGATATATTATCATCTTCTCTTCAGAGTAGTATGTCAAACTTAAGTTGCAGTCCGTCTACGCCTGATTCTGATTCCTACTTAATGAAATCCACGAGTCCTTCCAGAAATGAAGGTTTTCTTAATGGTATGGAAGTGCAAGTGGCGGGTGGAGCTGCTGGTGAAGACAGGGTTCAAGCTGTTTGTTCTGAAGAAAATGAGTGGCTCTTTTGTGCAATTTATGATGGTTTCAATGGAAGAGACGCAGCTGATTTTCTGGCTGGGACACTGTATGAAACCATCATATTTCACTTTAATTCATTAGACTGGGAATCAAGTCAGGAATCCCTCAAAGCTTCTAATGGTCTAGATATAGATGGGTCCCTTCCATATATAGGAGATGGTGGAAATACTATCAGCGAAGAAAGATTTTCATCCAGAATTTATACACAAAAGGATTCAAGTGTTGACCATATCTCTGAGAATGCTCCACGTGCTAAAGCAAAAACGTCAACTGATTCGTTTAGGCACAGGGTGCTTGATAGTCTCCAACGAGCTCTTAGTCAGGCTGAGAATGATTTTCTGTACATGGTTGACCAGGAAATGGTGGATCGCCCAGATTTAGTTTCTGTTGGGTCTTGTGTTTTAGTTGTGCTTCTACATGGGAAGGATTTGTACACACTAAATTTAGGTGACAGCCGAGCTGTATTGGCAACATGTGGTGATGATTATTTAATGAGTGGGAGTGAGAGGTTAAAAGCCATCCAGCTCACTGATAGTCATACAGTTGATGACGAAAGTGAAAGAATGCGAGTTTTGTGTGAACATCCTGACGATCCCATGACCGTTGTGGCTGGAAAAGTAAAAGGGAAATTGAAGGTCACTCGAGCTTTTGGAGTTGGATACTTGAAAAAG AAAAACCTGAATGATGCATTGATGGGAATTCTTCAAGTTCGTAACCTTATAAGCCCACCATATGTTTCCACTCAACCATCGTTGAATGTGCATAGAATATCAACATCTGATTGCTTTGTAGTACTTGGTAGTGATGGCTTGTTTGACTTTTTTACCAATGACGAGGCAGTAAAGCTTGTCCACTCCTATATCTTGAGCAACCCCTCCGGCGATCCAGCTAAGTTTCTGCTCGAGCAGCTTGTAGTAAGAGCAGCCAATTCTGCAG GTTTCAGTATGGAAGAACTCATGAACATTCCAGCAGGAAGGCGGAGGAAGTATCACGATGATGTAACAGTAATGGTGATTATTCTCGGTACAAATCAGCGCACGACAAAGGCGACAACTTGCGTGTAA
- the LOC126597187 gene encoding heavy metal-associated isoprenylated plant protein 36-like translates to MASQQEPLKYQTWILRVPMHCEGCKRKVKKVLQRTDGVYTTAIDSQQNKVTVIGNVGIQTLVKKLARKAGKQAQEWPEKLTGKDNKAEKCKNKEKQKVPNQQSVEKVEVHKLTTAQNRATTTTETDPTKFPGETSQNKATGGGGSPAVEVQISEGEKSVSSKKNKGKGPKDDESGSAGSGAPACIGSQPVDPVDLFRTRQMAYVYPLAPYHSYVPSSPYTCAPTGHQEADWVKATELESLQVFSDENPHACFIM, encoded by the exons atggctTCTCAACAAGAACCTCTCAAATATCAG ACATGGATCTTGAGAGTTCCTATGCACTGTGAAGGTTGCAAGAGGAAGGTCAAAAAAGTTTTACAAAGAACTGATG GTGTTTACACCACAGCTATTGACTCACAGCAAAACAAAGTAACTGTCATTGGAAACGTCGGCATTCAGACCCTCGTCAAGAAGCTGGCCAGGAAAGCAGGCAAGCAAGCACAGGAATGGCCGGAAAAGCTCACCGGAAAAGATAACAAGGCGGAGAAATGCAAGAACAAGGAGAAACAGAAAGTCCCAAACCAACAAAGTGTAGAGAAAGTTGAAGTCCACAAGCTTACCACGGCTCAAAACAGAGCAACTACTACTACTGAAACCGACCCAACTAAGTTTCCCGGCGAAACTTCGCAGAATAAGGCCACCGGCGGCGGCGGGTCTCCGGCCGTGGAGGTTCAGATCAGTGAAGGTGAGAAGAGTGTGAGTAGCAAAAAGAATAAGGGGAAAGGGCCAAAAGATGATGAGAGTGGTTCAGCAGGCTCTGGTGCACCAGCATGCATAGGATCTCAACCAGTAGATCCAGTTGATCTCTTCCGTACACGCCAGATGGCATATGTGTACCCGCTGGCTCCTTATCATTCTTATGTTCCATCGTCACCGTACACGTGTGCACCAACTGGTCATCAAGAGGCTGATTGGGTGAAGGCAACAGAGCTGGAGAGTTTGCAGGTTTTCAGTGATGAAAACCCTCATGCATGTTTTATCATGTGA
- the LOC126595193 gene encoding uncharacterized protein LOC126595193 isoform X2, translated as MAAANSSDSSIPSTPPPLSSSKENVTPIGSKLAELNESRSELLGRIQGLKQDLQSWRSNLDTQVKVYHDELSELKKSLNTEVDQLRSEFQDLRTTLQQQQEDVTTSLRNLGDVSGEKKEAQDTEEPNVSTKVDEAKEGES; from the exons ATGGCCGCCGCCAACTCTTCTGATTCCTCGATTCCCTCCACTCCTCCTCCACTCTCCTCC AGCAAGGAGAATGTGACCCCGATTGGCTCCAAGCTTGCg GAATTGAATGAATCGAGGTCTGAGCTACTTGGTAGAATTCAAGGGTTGAAGCAG GATTTGCAAAGTTGGAGGTCGAACTTAGACACTCAAGTGAAAGTCTACCACGAT GAGCTTTCAGaactcaagaaatccctcaacACTGAAGTGGATCAACTTCGATCT GAATTTCAAGATCTGAGGACCACTCTTCAGCAGCAGCAAGAGGATGTTACGACTAGTCTTAGAAACTTGGGG GATGTTTCAGGAGAGAAAAAAGAAGCCCAAGATACCGAAGAACCAAATGTTTCAACCAAGGTGGATGAGGCCAAAGAAGGTGAAAGCTAG
- the LOC126595193 gene encoding uncharacterized protein LOC126595193 isoform X1, with the protein MAAANSSDSSIPSTPPPLSSSKENVTPIGSKLAELNESRSELLGRIQGLKQDLQSWRSNLDTQVKVYHDELSELKKSLNTEVDQLRSEFQDLRTTLQQQQEDVTTSLRNLGLQDVSGEKKEAQDTEEPNVSTKVDEAKEGES; encoded by the exons ATGGCCGCCGCCAACTCTTCTGATTCCTCGATTCCCTCCACTCCTCCTCCACTCTCCTCC AGCAAGGAGAATGTGACCCCGATTGGCTCCAAGCTTGCg GAATTGAATGAATCGAGGTCTGAGCTACTTGGTAGAATTCAAGGGTTGAAGCAG GATTTGCAAAGTTGGAGGTCGAACTTAGACACTCAAGTGAAAGTCTACCACGAT GAGCTTTCAGaactcaagaaatccctcaacACTGAAGTGGATCAACTTCGATCT GAATTTCAAGATCTGAGGACCACTCTTCAGCAGCAGCAAGAGGATGTTACGACTAGTCTTAGAAACTTGGGG CTGCAGGATGTTTCAGGAGAGAAAAAAGAAGCCCAAGATACCGAAGAACCAAATGTTTCAACCAAGGTGGATGAGGCCAAAGAAGGTGAAAGCTAG
- the LOC126597705 gene encoding vesicle-associated membrane protein 724-like — translation MTQESFIYSFVARGTMILSEYTQFTGNFPAIAAQCLQKLPSSNNKFTYNCDHHTFNFLVEDGYAYCVVAKDSVGKQISIAFLERVRADFRKRYGGGKADTAVAKSLNKEFGPVMKEHMKYIIDHAEEIEKLLKVKAQVSEVKSIMLENIDKAIDRGENLTVLVDKTEDLRSQAQDYKNKGTQIRRKMWYQNMKIKLVVFGILVLLVLVIWLSICHGFDCTN, via the exons ATGACTCAGGAATCGTTCATCTACAGCTTCGTGGCCCGAGGTACGATGATCTTGTCGGAGTACACCCAGTTCACCGGCAACTTCCCCGCGATTGCGGCGCAGTGTCTCCAGAAGCTTCCTTCCTCCAACAACAAGTTCACCTACAACTGCGATCACCACACCTTCAATTTCCTCGTGGAGGATGGATACG CATACTGTGTTGTTGCCAAAGACTCTGTCGGCAAGCAGATATCTATTGCATTTTTAGAACGAGTGAGAGCTGACTTCAGAAAAAGATATGGGGGTGGTAAAGCAGATACGGCTGTTGCCAAAAGTCTTAACAAGGAATTCGG ACCAGTTATGAAAGAGCACATGAAGTATATAATTGATCATGCAGAAGAGATTGAAAAACTTTTGAAAGTGAAGGCGCAAGTTTCAGAAGTTAAAAGTATAATGTTAGAGAATATTGATAAG GCTATCGATAGAGGGGAAAACCTGACTGTTCTTGTTGACAAGACTGAAGATCTTCGTTCTCAG GCCCAAGATTACAAAAATAAGGGAAcacaaataagaaggaaaatgtgGTATCAAAACATGAAGATAAAGTTGGTCGTTTTCGGAATCCTCGTACTTCTGGTCCTGGTAATCTGGCTTTCTATTTGCCATGGATTTGACTGCACGAACTAG